The nucleotide window gaaagacgcattccaatacactggaactttgtagacttcaaagcagcatttgacaccatatggagggaagccctttggaaatgtctgcgattAGTAGGAATAGACACCAAACTGAcgaacctcattgcaaaaatgtatgagcaaaccaaatgctcagtcttggtaaatggaaagatcgccgattggtttgaagtcctagttggtgttagGGATGTCTTCTCTTCTCTcaccatgacatcaccagatcgctgaaagtgagtatctaccagtcgctcatctccaattgccacctatgggtcagaatcctgggcgttacgtgaatccgatcgacacagactggatgtttttgaaatgcgatgccttagggcaatgcttggagtttccctacttgataaaatccgcaacaattccatcaggcagagtctcaacatcactagttCCATCAacgatgttatctgccggagacgtttgaaatgggctgggcatatcttcaggatgcctcaacatcggcttccccaccaagcctacagtaatgacttcagcaagaaaagaccaccaggtcgtccaccaaccagatggaaagaccaaattcagagggacttgggattgacccacatgaagcaaagacacaagcaacagacaaaactgaatggaggaggcttactcggcaaaGGAACACAACGTCCTGTGCagttaagtcaagtaagtcaagttTGTTCTTGCTATTTGCTAGAAATGCAGCTTGGGTTGTTGTTGTGGTAGGCATGCTCTCATCAAATATAATATCACTCGATGTGCACTTCTCAGCTCTTCTACGTTGCTCTGCCTTTGTTGATGTATTGCTTCCATAGCCATCAAATACAACAGTGGTCTGGACTCCATAATGATTCAGGATGTGTGAAGTGTAAGTTAGACAAACACCAGAATAAGTGGATGGCTTGGACCAAATTGCATGTCGAAGTAGGTGACCACCATCTACTTCGAAGAGGCAATTCCGTGGCAAGTCGTAGTGTTCTGTGAACGATTTTAGCAGAAGACCCAAGGCACTCTTAGGGGGTTTGCGCATCAGTCCATCTTCAAACAAAGAAGGTGGCTGAGGAGCGAGTTCATATGCCAAAAATGCCTCCATCCCATCAGTGCTGCTGTTTAGCATACAGGTGATTCTATCAAACAAGAGACTTGGACTCACCTCTACCTGTTGTCCTCTGACGGTCACCGTTTTGTCCTTTGACCCCATTGTTGTAACCATGTCATTTCGGCGTAGTGAAACATTTGTGAACTTCTTGCCCGTTGTATCTGATGCTGCCTTACTACCAATTTCAACAGCTCTGTTACAGTTTACAGATTCACCTGCTACGATGTCAGTTGACACAGACACGAGCTGACTAGCCTCATAACCAGCAAATGGTAGATGAGCATTTAACCATTCTTCAAAAATGCCGCAATCCTTGGTGTCTCTTGCCTGTGAACTCTGTCGTATATCTTTGTGTTGCTCTGATGTGCCAGTGTGAACTCCAGTGAACTGCTCCAATGCGTCACAGATAGGCGTACAACGAGGAAGAGCATGAATCCACTTGGTCAACGTGCTGTCTGTAATGCCCCGTCCATGTGTCATTCCTCCTCATGTTTTCAGTGTCCGCATCAAGAACTGCTCTATGGTCTGGTCTGAAAGGTTGCCACCCCAGAATGCCCTAGTTTGGTCTCAAATtgactttttgattttgaaaatctAGATCCGGGATTTGGAAAGGAGGCAAATTTTGGATTTCGGATACTtgcaagggttgaatcatcttaaTATGGATTTATAAAGATTCCTCATACCTCAAAACATATGTTTAGATACCTTACTTGTGTTTCTAGCTAGTATGGTTTGGAAATTTTGATAATAACATGAAAAtgacggccattttggacgccatcttggatttttgacacttgcaagggttgaatcatcttaaTATGGATTTTTAAATATTCCTCATACCTCCAAACATATGTTTGGATACCTTATTTGTGTTTCTAGCTAGTATGGTtgggaaattatgaaaaaatatgaaaatggaggccattttggacgccatcttggattttgaaaaacgcccacaGGGGATTTGCGGGGACTTTTTATCAGTGATTCTACACATATTTCTggacctattccagaaaaaatcagcttgttacaaaAAATGTCCACCTATTTGGCTATatgagctaatactattggcctaatGTGATTGTTGACGTACGCCTGGTTAACGTTGTCCTATGTATTATGCAAATTAATTTAGCGTGTGGACTACGACGTTCTACGACCCATATTGGGCAACGTTGGCAAATTAAAGCCCGATCCGATGAGCcaaaaattgtgacaaaaaatcaacaatagtacagggtgtcccagaaaaaaattaccgggcgaacaaatttgaacgtaagtcgagaaatagacatcaaaatccaaaaatcttgCATAACGGAAAATAACGCATGTCTCAAtccacttcattccaagtttgaaagaaagaccatTCAACATACTGCACACTAGTTGTTTTAAAACTGTCAATGGGTTTCATATTTTCTTCTGTGAAAtactcgttctttttaaacattctgtttcttgcaaaacatttaattaggttttgttcaaatttgaaaaccggcacgatattgaaaatgaaagcttgcatgtaagatgatgctcggtacttgtaaatatatatttttcgttaatgttacataaagaattattgtataaagaattccagctggcttaaaaatttctcacacacattaatgttttgggaatattatatataatgcaaagtttaaatcttttaaaacttttaaaatgattgaaattacaaactaaaatctaaaaaaataataCAGGACGACCCCGGGTGGGGTGGGTCTCAATTCACAAGAAAGTCCGTAAAACCTCGTCAAAAAGCATATAGagcgcttttgatgaaagctaaatcaatccaggcgccatccattgACAAAATCCTAACATTACGGAGTTTCAGTAAACaaattaccgatacaaacatATTATACAAACTGTAAgtgctattgtaagaccaatctattgtatttgcATATTCAGGTATGTTTCGTTTtaatagctttcatcaaaaacaccatatatgcttgtagacgaggttttacggtagcttTCCTTTGAACTACGAGTAGTTTTAGATCATAACAATAACGATTCTGATCAAGTTTGATTTTTTTGTCGAATGGATTAAATTCTTAAAAAACAGCATATGCACGGGagggtatcccacgtgatgcgactGTGTCATCATGAGAACAGTGATATGACGAGGGAAAGCTTAGCCGGGCAATCTacacccccgtggcaaggtagacCCGTCCACGtctctggcacccgaggggtcggtggttTAAAACCGCATCTGGAAAAAAggtttctcttcttctttttactttctttcttccttctttccttccccctcgccaaaaagcaactggggcgtTAGGGTAAAATTACCATGAAGCCATAACAAACCTGGCTCATTGCACGCACATATTTACGTCTCAGAAATATCACATGTCATGTTCATACTTTtgtgctttttcattttttgCGCAGAATCATGAAGAAATTGTCTCCCTATCTGGTTGACCGTCTGCGCAAACAAAGATTCTATTATAGTACTAGTCGATATTTACTTCATTTAAGATTCCATGAAAACTGGACACACCCATACAGGAATGGTTCATTCCAGCAGGCTGCTGCAGCATATCGCCGACATTTGTTGGCAAAACACATCGCAAAATCGTCTTGCGCGCAGAGTTTCTCGAGTCCAGAAAAGATGAATGTACGTAAAAGGATAAGCACCAATCAGAAACATGACAGATGTAGGATTTTTTCATGCGCAAATGACAAGGCAAGACATGAACGGATTCGTACTAAAGGCAAATCAGTACATGATCAACATGATAAACTTAAAAAACGACTGACAATTTGTTTGAAGAAACTAAATTTGGAAGAAATACTAAAGGGCAATGTTACAGGAAATCACctcaaatcaaataaatattgcTGCGACAAAACGAGCGCAGAGCGCAGTGATTTAAAGACCTTAGCAGCGTGTGAAAAGACAAAGAATGAATGGATCCgaaccaaagagaagccatatcaATGCAAATATTGCAGCAAAAGTTTCTCAAAGTCATATCACAAGActacacatgaaaggattcatagcaaagagaaaccctaccaatGTAGATATTGCAACAACAGTTTCTCATGTAAAGGTAACAGGgacagacatgaaaggattcataccaaagacaaaccataccaatgtaaatattgcaacaagagcttCTCACATGCACATGTCAAgactatacatgaaaggattcataccaaagagaaaccttaccaatgtaaatattgcaacaagagtttctcacagtcAGGTCATAAGACCTCACATGAacggattcataccaaagagaaaccttaccaatgtaaatattgcaacaagagtttcgcATGGTCATATCTAATTAAGACcagacatgaaatgattcataccatagagaaaccttaccaatgtaaatattgcaacaatagTTTCTCATGGTCAGGTCATAAGACctcacatgaaaggattcataccaaagagaaaccttaccaatgtaaatattgcaacaagagtttctcatgGTCAGGTCTTAAGaccagacatgaaaggattcataccaaagagaaaccttaccaatgtaaatattgcaacaagagtttctcacaggcaggTGGCAAgattagacatgaaaggattcatagcaaagagaaaccatatcaatgtagatattgcaacaagagtttctcacagtcACACCACAAGGCTgcccatgaaaggattcataacaaagagaaacccttccagtgtagatattgcaacaagagtttctcatgGTCATCTGACAAGActacacatgaaaggattcatagcaaagagaaaccataccaatgtagatATTGCAATAAGAGTTTTTCACAGTCGGGTCAGAAGACTGAACATGAAAGAACTCATagcaaagagaaaccctaccaatATAAATATTGCAATAAGAGTTTCTCATCAGTAGGTAACAAGACAtcgcatgaaaggattcataccaaagagaaaccataccaatgtaaatattgcaacaagagtttctcacggTCAGGTAACAAGACttcacatgaaaggattcataccaaagacaaaccataccaatgtaaatattgcaacaagagtttctcatgGTCAGCTAGCAAGActacacatgaaaggattcatagcaAAGAGAAACAAACCCTACCAATGTAGATATTGCCACAAGAATTTCTCGCAGTCATGTCAAAAGACCTCACATGAAAGAGTTCATAGCAaaagaaaccttaccaatgtaagtattgcaacaagagtttctcaaaGTCAGGtcacaagactgtacatgaaatgattcataccaaagagaaaccacatctatgtaaatattgcaacaatagTTTCTCACATTCGGGTACCAAGACTGCACATGAAAGGACTCGTAGCAAAGCGAAAccctaccaatgtaaatattgcaagaatTTTCGTAAAAATCCCCCAATATTATTCAGTGGACTTGAATTttatacatttaattattttgctttgtctatttataaaattaacatatttataaaattaacatATGTGTTGAATAGAGATTTTCAAGCAAGAAACTATGGGGGTTTTAATAATCATGCATTTTTAGTTTGAGACACATCCATGTTGATAAGAAATTTCTTATCCATGGCTATAATACCTTGGTGTACCATAGTGTCCTTCACTCTAGCTCAGAGAACTTGTGAAGTTGGTAATTAAATTGGCAATCTTATACCTGTAAGATTaaatagtatctttgaaaagaccggtattgtattcaatctatgattgcagacataggtgatgagtacaacctgcttttgcttgtagtgcagcgcgatatatttacaattgttttcacctatcgctatggtcgTTGACAGTACCGTAATAGTAGCAGAGTGCCCcccaacaaaaaatgaaagataaaagtgcctttctgacaaaaaatgaaagaaaaaaatcaggaaaacaaaaaggaaaagggcaaggagcccctcttctaccaaaattcagccaaatcatgggccaaaatagtgtaaaatacaaatttcttGCACGCAACGCGCGCACATTGTTTCGATAaagccatttccatcctgataatgggcgaaaatagtgtataATACCAACTTTTTGTGCGATactcgcgcacatcatcccaataaagcctttttcgaAGCTCGAAAATattacagtctctatgtattgtatgatgcaactgtaattatttcgtctgtgcccccgaaatttaaTTTTTCCCCCGACCAAAAAAAAGCTGAATACGCCCCTGGtcgttaatccgatttattacatcacttcgccataGACATTTGAAGTGTGTTGATGTCATAGATTAAATGTATTCAGAGACGAGAAAAGAGGGTCAGTGTGCGCAAGCCAGGGTGAGTAGGATTATGATCCGATAACTCTTTTTGTAGTAGGAAGAGGGAATCGATGCTTGTGTTGTTGGGATCCGCCCAGATCATGGCTCCTTAAAAGGATTAGgcaaatacgagggtcattcaaaaagttctacctgttgggtcatatcttttgttttgtttaaaaaaaaattgtatacatatagttcgtaatgtcacctacaggtggtgaaaaaatcatgtcaagaccattttcagatttttgtaggtgacctgaaaaacacagtaagatattgtacaccggaaacggtcaaaatatgt belongs to Amphiura filiformis chromosome 18, Afil_fr2py, whole genome shotgun sequence and includes:
- the LOC140139514 gene encoding uncharacterized protein, translating into MNVRKRISTNQKHDRCRIFSCANDKARHERIRTKGKSVHDQHDKLKKRLTICLKKLNLEEILKGNVTGNHLKSNKYCCDKTSAERSDLKTLAACEKTKNEWIRTKEKPYQCKYCSKSFSKSYHKTTHERIHSKEKPYQCRYCNNSFSCKGNRDRHERIHTKDKPYQCKYCNKSFSHAHVKTIHERIHTKEKPYQCKYCNKSFSQSGHKTSHERIHTKEKPYQCKYCNKSFAWSYLIKTRHEMIHTIEKPYQCKYCNNSFSWSGHKTSHERIHTKEKPYQCKYCNKSFSWSGLKTRHERIHTKEKPYQCKYCNKSFSQAGGKIRHERIHSKEKPYQCRYCNKSFSQSHHKAAHERIHNKEKPFQCRYCNKSFSWSSDKTTHERIHSKEKPYQCRYCNKSFSQSGQKTEHERTHSKEKPYQYKYCNKSFSSVGNKTSHERIHTKEKPYQCKYCNKSFSRSGNKTSHERIHTKDKPYQCKYCNKSFSWSASKTTHERIHSKEKQTLPM